The nucleotide window CATGCTGTCGCGGTACACACCGTCGGCGCTGGTGATGGTGCGCGCCATGGGTCGGAAGGCATTGGGGTACTTCTGCTTCACGTGGTCTGCCACCTTCTCTGCGGCCATGCGCATGGCATCGGGGGTCCAGTGAGTGTCCTGCAGCAGGAAGGCATCCTCCTTTTCCTGGGTCTGCTCAAAGGACTTGCGTGCGATGTCGCGATTGGCGGCAGTGGATTCGAGGAAGTAGAAGTTCTTGGGAGTGTTGCGGAACTTCACAAAGTCCTCCGTGAGATCCAGCACATCCACGCCCTGCTGCCGCAGTGAGTCGTAGAACTTTGCCGCGTCAGGATGCGTGATGGATTTTACCTCCAGGGAGGTTGCCACCTCTGAACTGTAGAGCATGGGCTTCAACGGCACGGGGACGAAGAGGAGCTGGATGTCGCGCTCCTTGAGCTGGGCAGCGAACTCCGTGATGCAGGCCGCGGCGGTGGGCAGCTTCGCGAGTTCGGGATCCTTCATCACGCTGAAGGGCTCGGGCTTCACAGGACCGTACCCGGTGAGTGCCTTGAGATCCGCGTTGTAGAAGAGCCAGCCGTTCCACCCGATGTAGACCTTCTGGCTGCCTTCGGCGAACTTGTCGATGAGCCACTGCTGGGTGTTTTGCCTCATGGCCACGGCGTAGTCGGCCTGATCCAGCCCGCGTTCGAGCCAGCGGAGGTGGGAGACGATTTTCTTCTTCTCCGGATTGGGCTGGTTCGGGTCGAAGGAAGGCGGGCTGAAGACTTCGTACCAGAAGGCGCGGCGCTTCGCATACGCGGCGCCGTTTTCCTCATGCGAGGAGCGGCGCAGATGATCCAGCACGACTGGGGTGAGTACCAGCGCAAAGAAGATCACGATGATGACTGCGCAGAAGCCGCGGTTGATGGCATACACCGTGGTCTCCTTTTCCTCCGGATAAGGATTGTCAGGCACGTGCCTGGGGCTGGTGGGGGCGTCGGCGGCCATGGTATATGCAGAAAGTTTAACTCAGGGAACTAGAACTGGAAATACAGGAAGGGGCTGTGACCGATGGTGAACATCATGATCACGGCGACGACGAAAAGGACGAGTCCAATGACGGCCTTCCACCAGACGAAGCGATGCAGGATGGTCTGCGTATTCGGCATGACCCACACCACGAACGCGCAGAGCAGGAACTGGTAGATCTTCACATCCGTGAGCATTTGCGCTTCCAGTAGCGCGGCGGTGGGGCCGGCCTGCACCATGCCGAACATGGTGGCCAGGAAACGCTTCGCGACCTCGAAGTTCTC belongs to Roseimicrobium gellanilyticum and includes:
- a CDS encoding alginate O-acetyltransferase AlgX-related protein → MAADAPTSPRHVPDNPYPEEKETTVYAINRGFCAVIIVIFFALVLTPVVLDHLRRSSHEENGAAYAKRRAFWYEVFSPPSFDPNQPNPEKKKIVSHLRWLERGLDQADYAVAMRQNTQQWLIDKFAEGSQKVYIGWNGWLFYNADLKALTGYGPVKPEPFSVMKDPELAKLPTAAACITEFAAQLKERDIQLLFVPVPLKPMLYSSEVATSLEVKSITHPDAAKFYDSLRQQGVDVLDLTEDFVKFRNTPKNFYFLESTAANRDIARKSFEQTQEKEDAFLLQDTHWTPDAMRMAAEKVADHVKQKYPNAFRPMARTITSADGVYRDSMGDLVKLLDLKNPKSLFGEEEQFLRVVGDGTEDKYAPMVLLGDSFANIFDDPSIGFGDPDAPEKRIRAGFAQHLSLLLNQPLDVIAQNGKGATGVRREFARRHDDQVRGKKLVIWVIAARDVLLSRTAAHQANIEWDVVKFNPNKSPDALETSPVAATSSNIVVEASLSEKSANQDPVGTPYRDALHAAVYDVTSVGEGELAAKQIVGIQWTFKDKVMQPTASFTVGKKYKLTLVPWDGRKELHGLNLQDDTVAFDAPRFYVEKAEEVK